In Bacteroidota bacterium, a single genomic region encodes these proteins:
- the clpB gene encoding ATP-dependent chaperone ClpB gives MNLKNFTIKSQEAIQEAQNLAIANDQQAIENGHLLKGILKVDENVTPYILKKLNVNSPNFIKALDKVVESYPKVTGASPYLSNTANQAIVKASNFLKEFKDEFVSIEHLLLGILSTKDTISQLMKDSGISEKDLKAAIVDLRKGATSNSASADETYNSLNKYAINLNEQVRKGKLDPVIGRDEEIRRVLQILTRRTKNNPILIGEPGVGKTAIAEGLAHRIVNGDVPENLKSKLIYSLDMGALIAGAKYKGEFEERLKSVIKEVIAAEGEIVLFIDEIHTLVGAGGGEGAMDAANILKPALARGELRAIGATTLNEYQKYFEKDKALERRFQKVMVEEPSAEDAISILRGIKEKYETHHKVRIKDEAIISAVELSQRYINERFLPDKAIDLMDEAASKLRMEINSMPVELDELERKIRQLEIEREAIKRENDTRKLEGLGKEIAELSDQRNSLKAKWQSEKEIVEGIQKVKEEIEHLKFEAEQAERNGDYGKVAEIRYGKIKDAEAKVTASMAKLDELKANGSPMIKEEVDSQDIADVVSRWTGIPVTRMLQSEREKLLHLEDELHQRVVGQDEAIEAIADAIRRSRAGMQDPRKPIGSFIFLGTTGVGKTELAKALADFLFNNEHSMTRIDMSEYQERHSVSRLVGAPPGYVGYEEGGQLTEAVRRKPYSVILLDEIEKAHPDVFNILLQVLDDGRLTDNKGRVVNFKNTIIIMTSNMGSHIIQENFEGMNEGNKDKILSKTRLEVFELLKKSIRPEFLNRIDETIMFTPLSREDVKQIVKIQFGLLAKTLAENNIKIEATEEAIDWLAQLGYDPQFGARPVKRVLQKRVVNELSKQILAGKVHADSEIMLDVFDGEFVFRGKIEKELKKQKVK, from the coding sequence ATGAACTTAAAAAATTTTACAATTAAATCTCAGGAGGCAATACAAGAGGCCCAAAACCTCGCTATTGCTAACGATCAGCAAGCAATTGAAAATGGCCATTTGCTGAAAGGAATATTAAAGGTGGATGAAAATGTTACACCTTACATCTTAAAAAAATTAAATGTCAATTCCCCCAATTTTATAAAAGCGCTGGATAAGGTGGTGGAATCTTATCCGAAGGTAACAGGGGCAAGCCCTTATTTATCCAACACTGCCAATCAAGCTATTGTAAAGGCAAGTAACTTTTTAAAAGAGTTTAAGGATGAATTTGTTTCCATTGAACATTTGTTACTCGGAATCCTATCCACAAAAGATACAATTTCACAACTGATGAAAGATAGTGGCATTTCGGAGAAAGACTTAAAAGCAGCAATAGTGGATTTGCGAAAAGGGGCCACCTCAAATTCGGCTAGTGCTGATGAAACCTACAATTCGCTAAATAAGTATGCGATTAATTTAAATGAACAGGTTCGAAAAGGTAAGCTGGATCCGGTTATTGGAAGAGATGAGGAAATTAGAAGAGTGCTGCAAATTCTTACCCGAAGAACCAAGAATAATCCAATTTTAATTGGTGAGCCGGGAGTTGGTAAAACAGCTATTGCCGAAGGATTAGCGCACCGTATTGTGAATGGCGATGTGCCTGAAAATCTTAAATCGAAGCTGATTTATTCGCTCGATATGGGAGCTTTAATTGCCGGTGCAAAATACAAAGGAGAGTTTGAAGAGCGCTTGAAATCCGTAATCAAAGAAGTGATTGCAGCCGAAGGGGAAATTGTTCTTTTTATTGATGAGATTCATACGCTGGTAGGTGCCGGTGGGGGTGAAGGAGCGATGGATGCTGCGAATATTCTGAAACCAGCCTTGGCGCGTGGAGAGCTCAGAGCAATTGGTGCCACCACTTTAAATGAGTATCAGAAATATTTCGAAAAAGATAAGGCACTCGAACGTCGTTTCCAAAAAGTAATGGTGGAAGAGCCAAGTGCTGAGGATGCTATTTCCATCCTTCGCGGGATAAAAGAAAAATATGAAACACACCATAAAGTGCGTATCAAAGACGAGGCAATTATTTCGGCTGTGGAGCTTTCGCAGCGATATATAAACGAGCGATTCCTTCCCGATAAGGCGATTGACTTAATGGATGAAGCCGCTTCGAAATTGCGCATGGAAATTAATTCGATGCCGGTGGAGTTGGATGAATTGGAGCGAAAAATACGTCAATTGGAAATTGAACGCGAGGCCATTAAACGTGAGAACGACACACGAAAATTGGAAGGATTGGGAAAGGAGATTGCAGAGCTAAGCGATCAGCGAAATTCCTTAAAAGCCAAGTGGCAAAGTGAAAAGGAAATTGTGGAAGGCATACAAAAAGTTAAGGAAGAAATAGAGCACCTTAAATTTGAAGCAGAGCAAGCAGAGCGAAATGGCGATTATGGGAAAGTGGCTGAAATTCGCTATGGTAAAATAAAAGATGCGGAAGCAAAAGTAACTGCATCAATGGCAAAATTGGATGAGTTAAAGGCAAATGGTTCACCCATGATTAAAGAAGAAGTGGATAGCCAGGATATAGCCGATGTGGTATCCCGTTGGACGGGAATTCCGGTAACACGCATGTTGCAAAGTGAACGTGAAAAATTACTGCACTTAGAAGATGAGTTGCACCAGCGTGTGGTTGGGCAAGACGAAGCCATTGAAGCAATTGCCGATGCAATACGCAGAAGCAGAGCCGGCATGCAAGATCCGCGCAAGCCAATTGGATCGTTTATTTTTTTGGGAACCACAGGTGTTGGAAAAACAGAGTTAGCAAAAGCATTGGCCGATTTTCTGTTCAATAATGAACATTCCATGACACGCATCGACATGAGTGAGTACCAGGAGCGTCATTCGGTATCGCGCTTGGTGGGGGCTCCTCCGGGATATGTGGGATATGAAGAAGGCGGACAATTGACCGAGGCAGTACGCAGAAAACCCTACAGTGTAATTTTGTTAGATGAGATTGAAAAGGCGCATCCTGATGTATTTAATATTTTGTTGCAAGTGTTGGATGATGGTCGATTGACGGACAATAAGGGCAGAGTGGTGAATTTTAAAAACACGATTATCATCATGACCAGCAACATGGGTTCGCACATTATTCAGGAAAATTTTGAAGGTATGAATGAAGGCAATAAGGATAAGATACTTTCTAAAACTAGGCTCGAGGTGTTTGAGTTACTGAAGAAAAGTATTCGCCCCGAATTCTTGAACAGAATTGATGAAACCATAATGTTTACGCCGCTTTCGCGTGAAGATGTGAAGCAAATTGTAAAAATTCAGTTTGGATTATTGGCTAAAACCTTAGCAGAGAATAATATAAAAATTGAAGCCACCGAAGAGGCAATTGATTGGTTGGCACAATTGGGATATGATCCTCAGTTTGGAGCACGACCGGTGAAACGCGTTTTGCAGAAACGGGTAGTGAATGAATTGAGCAAGCAAATATTGGCCGGTAAAGTTCATGCAGATTCCGAAATTATGTTGGATGTGTTTGATGGAGAATTTGTGTTTCGCGGAAAGATTGAGAAGGAATTGAAGAAGCAGAAAGTGAAATAA
- the paaJ gene encoding phenylacetate-CoA oxygenase subunit PaaJ, which produces MKTEALSSNQLIWQLLATIPDPEIPVISIVDLGILREVEIISATEITITITPTYSGCPAMRAIEDEIKVLLHKEGFEKITIKTTLSPAWTTDWLSKEANEKLRKYGIAPPEKTSVDKNSILGKTKKVACPQCGSEQSEMISQFGSTACKALYRCLSCKEPFDYFKCI; this is translated from the coding sequence ATGAAAACCGAAGCGCTTAGTTCCAACCAACTTATTTGGCAGTTACTTGCTACTATACCGGATCCTGAAATTCCGGTAATTAGTATTGTAGATTTGGGCATTTTAAGAGAAGTAGAAATAATAAGTGCAACTGAAATTACAATTACCATCACACCAACATATAGCGGATGCCCTGCCATGCGCGCAATTGAAGACGAAATTAAGGTATTGCTGCACAAGGAAGGGTTTGAAAAAATTACGATCAAAACAACCTTAAGTCCAGCCTGGACAACTGATTGGTTAAGTAAAGAAGCAAATGAAAAGCTTCGAAAATACGGCATTGCCCCACCTGAAAAAACTTCAGTAGATAAAAATTCAATTCTTGGTAAAACAAAAAAAGTAGCTTGTCCCCAATGCGGTTCCGAACAAAGTGAGATGATTAGTCAATTTGGTTCAACAGCCTGTAAAGCACTATACCGCTGCCTTTCCTGTAAAGAACCTTTCGACTATTTTAAGTGTATTTAG
- a CDS encoding outer membrane lipoprotein carrier protein LolA — MKKNHLILTAILLANTLIASAQIDEKAKKILDELSAKTKAFTTIIANFSYTIENKTEKTSETQEGKITIKGKKYRLEIANQTIINDTKFSYTILKDAKEIQKNTAAVAGGKNGDDINPSNIFTMYENGFKYQFVKEEKQSTGAVYQIIKLFPTEAKKRNFHTVMLTIDKTKKQIVAIKILGKDGNDMTYNVKKFIADSKVDDSVFAYNIKSFPGYEEIDLTQ; from the coding sequence ATGAAAAAAAATCACTTAATCCTAACCGCCATTTTACTGGCTAATACCCTTATTGCATCCGCTCAAATTGATGAAAAAGCAAAAAAAATATTAGATGAACTAAGCGCAAAAACAAAGGCATTCACTACAATTATTGCTAACTTCTCCTACACCATCGAAAACAAAACCGAGAAAACCAGTGAAACGCAAGAAGGAAAAATAACAATTAAAGGCAAAAAGTACCGTTTAGAAATTGCAAATCAAACCATCATTAACGATACTAAATTTAGCTACACCATATTAAAAGACGCAAAGGAGATTCAAAAAAATACGGCTGCTGTAGCTGGCGGCAAAAATGGTGATGACATTAACCCCAGTAACATTTTTACGATGTACGAAAATGGATTTAAATACCAGTTTGTAAAAGAAGAGAAACAAAGCACCGGTGCCGTTTATCAAATTATTAAGCTCTTCCCAACAGAAGCAAAAAAGCGAAATTTCCACACGGTTATGCTTACGATTGACAAAACAAAAAAACAGATTGTTGCAATAAAAATACTTGGAAAAGACGGAAACGACATGACCTACAATGTGAAAAAATTTATTGCCGACAGCAAGGTTGATGATTCGGTATTTGCCTACAACATCAAGAGTTTTCCCGGATATGAAGAAATTGATTTAACACAATAA
- a CDS encoding DNA translocase FtsK encodes MAEVKEKVLKNQPVEAEPSAEVKKPKKVKKEQVESEPQKKSFSAVVRFLRDERTHKVTGLVFLVFSLYLFIAQVSYIFTWQNDQDKVLGSWWALLGDNQLQVENWLGKMGAIVSHQFIYNWFGIASFIFCFVFFLIGTRIMLKKRILPMRKSLRISFFALLWISVAMAFVFKNPDLLFMGGSFGYFSNLWLSGILGTIGAAIFIVAAAMVFLIVGNYLPIAMMKKAEAGKEAETIPEKEEIKAKNEDAQGFEIIETPETNVHKNIVERIKNKKATAVKETEFVFATTNMIPEVKETPNKDFLDLDIETPSQTAKIADLTMEVIVPEPQIKADEIPFVVEEKTAPLEDEITAESIIAELPLEDYDPTLELSSFQFPPVELLEKHGSDTITINNEELQANKNKILETLKNYSIEIEKIKATIGPTVTLYEIIPAAGVRISKIKNLEDDIALSLSALGIRIIAPIPGKGTIGIEVPNQKPETVSMRSIIDSDKFKNSTFDLPIALGKTISNDIFITDLAKMPHLLMAGATGQGKSVGLNAILVSLLYKKHPSQLKFVLVDPKKVELTLFNTIERHYLAKLPDSAESIITDTKKVINTLNSLCIEMDQRYDLLKDAAVRNLKEYNAKFISRKLLPTNGHKFLPYIVLVVDEFADLIMTAGKEVETPIARLAQLARAIGIHLIIATQRPSVNIITGTIKANFPARIAFRVSSKIDSRTILDSGGADQLIGRGDMLLSTGNDLIRIQCAFVDTPEVDKITEFIGSQRGYPDAFLLPEYIDETAQGGTEDFDPSERDALFAEAAKIIVQHQQGSTSLIQRRLKLGYNRAGRIIDQLESAGVIGPFEGSKARQVLIRDENSLEQLLNP; translated from the coding sequence ATGGCAGAAGTAAAAGAAAAAGTGCTTAAAAATCAGCCGGTTGAAGCAGAACCCAGCGCTGAGGTAAAGAAGCCGAAAAAGGTAAAAAAGGAGCAAGTGGAAAGTGAACCGCAAAAAAAATCATTCTCTGCCGTTGTCCGCTTTTTGCGGGATGAGCGCACGCATAAAGTTACCGGCCTGGTTTTTCTGGTGTTCTCGCTCTATCTTTTCATTGCTCAAGTTTCTTATATTTTTACTTGGCAAAACGACCAAGACAAAGTATTGGGTTCTTGGTGGGCACTGCTTGGTGACAATCAATTACAGGTTGAAAACTGGTTAGGTAAAATGGGTGCAATTGTTTCGCACCAGTTTATTTACAATTGGTTTGGGATTGCTTCCTTCATTTTTTGCTTTGTGTTTTTTCTGATTGGGACAAGAATTATGCTTAAGAAGCGCATTCTTCCCATGCGTAAATCCTTGCGTATCTCTTTCTTTGCTTTGCTCTGGATATCGGTGGCGATGGCCTTTGTATTTAAAAATCCTGACTTGCTTTTTATGGGCGGAAGTTTCGGATACTTTAGCAATCTATGGCTAAGTGGGATATTGGGAACTATTGGTGCTGCCATTTTTATTGTTGCTGCCGCGATGGTATTTTTAATTGTTGGAAATTATTTGCCAATAGCTATGATGAAAAAAGCAGAGGCTGGGAAAGAAGCGGAAACGATTCCTGAAAAAGAAGAAATTAAAGCTAAAAACGAAGATGCACAAGGCTTTGAAATCATTGAAACTCCAGAAACCAATGTGCATAAAAACATTGTAGAGCGCATCAAAAACAAAAAAGCCACCGCAGTAAAAGAAACAGAATTTGTTTTTGCTACCACAAATATGATTCCTGAAGTAAAGGAAACACCCAACAAAGATTTTCTTGATTTAGATATTGAAACTCCTTCTCAAACGGCCAAAATAGCGGATTTAACCATGGAGGTAATTGTTCCGGAACCGCAAATCAAAGCGGATGAAATTCCATTTGTGGTAGAAGAAAAAACAGCTCCACTTGAGGATGAAATCACCGCCGAATCAATCATCGCCGAGCTTCCATTAGAAGATTATGACCCTACTTTGGAGCTTTCTTCTTTTCAGTTTCCACCGGTTGAATTGCTCGAGAAACATGGAAGTGATACCATAACCATCAACAATGAAGAGCTTCAAGCCAATAAAAACAAAATTCTCGAAACACTTAAAAATTACAGCATCGAGATCGAAAAGATAAAAGCTACCATTGGCCCAACGGTAACTTTATATGAAATTATCCCTGCAGCCGGAGTTCGAATTTCAAAAATTAAAAACCTGGAAGATGACATTGCATTAAGTCTTTCGGCTCTTGGAATCCGCATCATTGCGCCTATTCCGGGTAAAGGCACCATTGGAATTGAAGTTCCAAATCAAAAACCCGAAACGGTTTCCATGCGCTCCATCATTGATTCGGATAAATTTAAAAATAGCACGTTCGATTTACCAATTGCCTTGGGTAAAACCATCAGCAACGATATTTTTATAACCGATTTGGCAAAGATGCCACACTTACTCATGGCGGGAGCAACCGGACAAGGGAAATCAGTTGGATTAAATGCCATATTGGTTTCTTTGCTTTATAAGAAGCATCCTTCGCAACTTAAGTTTGTATTGGTTGATCCTAAGAAAGTTGAGTTAACGCTATTCAATACTATTGAACGACACTACTTGGCTAAGCTGCCAGATTCTGCTGAATCCATCATTACCGATACTAAAAAAGTTATTAATACGCTAAATTCCTTGTGCATCGAGATGGATCAGCGTTACGATTTGTTGAAAGATGCTGCGGTTCGAAACCTTAAAGAATACAATGCAAAATTTATTTCACGGAAACTCCTGCCGACCAATGGTCATAAGTTCTTGCCTTATATTGTGCTTGTAGTGGATGAGTTTGCAGATTTAATTATGACGGCAGGTAAAGAGGTGGAAACACCCATTGCGCGTTTGGCACAACTTGCCCGTGCCATTGGAATTCACTTAATTATTGCAACTCAAAGGCCATCCGTAAATATCATTACCGGAACAATTAAAGCCAACTTCCCTGCTCGCATAGCGTTTAGAGTAAGTTCCAAAATTGACTCCCGCACTATTTTGGATTCCGGTGGAGCTGATCAATTAATTGGTAGAGGTGACATGTTGTTAAGTACAGGTAATGATTTAATACGCATACAATGTGCTTTTGTGGATACACCTGAAGTGGATAAGATTACTGAATTTATTGGCTCTCAGCGCGGTTACCCGGATGCATTTTTACTGCCGGAATACATTGATGAAACGGCACAAGGTGGAACAGAAGATTTTGATCCATCCGAACGCGATGCCCTTTTTGCTGAAGCAGCTAAAATAATAGTACAACATCAACAAGGCAGTACATCTTTAATTCAAAGGCGCTTGAAGCTGGGTTATAATCGCGCAGGCCGAATAATCGATCAATTAGAGTCGGCTGGCGTAATTGGACCATTTGAAGGAAGTAAAGCCAGACAGGTATTAATTCGCGACGAAAATAGTTTGGAACAATTATTGAATCCGTAA
- a CDS encoding S8 family peptidase: MKLRLLLAGLFLSISLFSKAQSDKYVVYFADKNGSPYSITTPSAYLSPRAIQRRITQNIPIQLDDLPVNASYISQVEALGVTVLNRSKWFNAISIQTSDTNKVNAIKALPFVLGTNVLNRSANLKKDEPITKFDFEAKLPTLVESANRTASLSYGMAENQIQMLGGNLLHDLGFQGQGMVIAVLDAGFTDVDNMVVFDSLRAGNQILGTRNFVDGGTSVYGFNSHGTSVLSTMGANIPGTFIGTAPKASYYLIRTEDVLSENPIEEFNWLSGVEYADSVGADVINSSLGYTTFDNAALNHTYADQNGHTNISAKAASRCASKGIVVVVAAGNEGSSFFHYISSPADADSILAIGAVDGGGNYVGFSSTGPASDGRVKPNVAAQGSGTIVAYPGGTIGGGSGTSFASPVTAGMVACLRQANPTKNYLEIIDAIQQSASQYLTPDSLKGYGIPNFNLANILISGIQVNSKSNYGLQKVFPNPFSEDLGFLYLADQNEMLQVELFDVSGRKVFASEEKTYHHNLSYIKLDINKQLSPGFYLLRAKSTLGSFEQKVMRK; the protein is encoded by the coding sequence ATGAAACTAAGACTTTTACTTGCCGGTTTATTTCTCTCAATTAGCTTATTTAGCAAGGCACAGAGTGATAAATATGTTGTTTATTTTGCAGATAAAAATGGCAGCCCTTATTCGATTACAACCCCTTCTGCATATTTATCTCCCAGAGCAATTCAACGCAGAATTACTCAAAACATTCCAATTCAACTGGATGATTTACCTGTAAATGCATCCTATATAAGTCAGGTGGAAGCTTTGGGAGTAACTGTTCTAAATCGTTCTAAATGGTTTAATGCCATTTCTATTCAAACAAGCGATACTAATAAAGTAAATGCAATTAAAGCACTGCCTTTTGTGCTTGGAACAAATGTGCTTAACAGAAGTGCTAATCTTAAAAAAGATGAACCCATAACTAAATTCGATTTTGAAGCAAAATTACCCACCCTCGTTGAATCTGCGAATCGAACCGCAAGTCTAAGCTATGGTATGGCCGAAAATCAAATTCAAATGTTAGGCGGAAACCTGCTTCATGATTTGGGATTTCAAGGTCAAGGAATGGTGATTGCTGTGTTGGATGCAGGATTTACCGATGTCGATAATATGGTTGTATTTGACAGCTTAAGGGCAGGAAATCAAATTCTTGGTACACGCAATTTTGTGGATGGTGGTACTTCGGTGTATGGATTTAATAGCCACGGAACCTCTGTATTGAGTACAATGGGGGCAAATATTCCGGGAACATTTATCGGTACTGCACCTAAAGCTAGTTATTACCTTATCCGAACCGAAGATGTGTTATCTGAAAACCCTATCGAAGAATTTAATTGGCTTTCGGGTGTGGAGTATGCGGATAGCGTGGGTGCAGATGTGATAAACTCATCCTTAGGATATACCACATTTGATAATGCTGCATTAAATCACACTTATGCGGATCAAAATGGTCATACCAACATTAGCGCTAAAGCCGCGTCACGTTGTGCGAGCAAAGGAATTGTGGTAGTTGTTGCTGCCGGAAACGAAGGCAGCAGCTTTTTTCATTACATCAGCTCGCCTGCCGATGCCGATAGCATTCTTGCCATTGGTGCAGTTGACGGAGGTGGAAATTATGTTGGTTTCAGTTCCACTGGCCCTGCATCTGATGGGCGTGTAAAACCAAATGTTGCGGCACAAGGTTCAGGAACCATTGTGGCTTATCCGGGTGGCACTATTGGCGGTGGCAGCGGTACTTCATTTGCCTCACCCGTTACTGCAGGAATGGTGGCTTGTTTACGTCAAGCAAATCCAACAAAAAATTACCTCGAAATTATTGATGCCATTCAACAAAGTGCAAGTCAATACTTAACACCCGACAGTTTAAAGGGTTATGGAATACCCAATTTTAACCTTGCCAACATTTTAATTTCCGGAATTCAAGTTAACAGTAAATCCAACTATGGATTGCAAAAAGTATTTCCAAATCCATTTAGTGAAGACCTAGGGTTTCTTTACTTAGCTGATCAAAATGAAATGTTACAAGTGGAACTATTTGATGTTTCGGGAAGAAAGGTCTTTGCGTCTGAAGAAAAAACGTATCACCATAATTTGAGCTATATAAAACTCGATATCAACAAACAACTTTCCCCTGGCTTTTATCTGCTGCGTGCCAAAAGCACCTTAGGTAGTTTTGAGCAAAAAGTAATGAGAAAATAA
- the mnmA gene encoding tRNA 2-thiouridine(34) synthase MnmA: MSKKGRILVAMSGGIDSSIAALLLHEEGYEVVGITMKTWDYQSSGAQKKETGCCSLDSINDARSIAVDNGFHHIILDIRDEFGDYIIDNFVDEYLAGRTPNPCVLCNTHIKWEALLKRANQLDCEFIATGHYANVRLENERYVISKGLDESKDQSYVLWGLTQESLKRTKFPLGKYRKSEIKKMAIDRGLIDLANKSESYEICFVPDNDYRAFLKHKVDGLEEKVAGGNFMSTDGKILGKHKGYPFYTIGQRKGLEIAVGEPLFVTEIIPEINTVVLGKKEDLEKKEMTVRNYNLIKYANLGEGMDFLTKIRYKDPGTIGTVREDNGKAKVLFHQNVSAIAPGQSAVFYEGNDLVGGGFIV, translated from the coding sequence ATGAGTAAAAAAGGTAGAATATTAGTAGCGATGAGCGGTGGAATTGATAGTTCCATTGCAGCCTTGCTATTGCATGAAGAAGGCTATGAAGTGGTGGGTATTACAATGAAAACTTGGGATTATCAAAGTTCAGGCGCTCAAAAAAAGGAAACCGGTTGTTGCAGCTTAGATTCGATCAATGATGCACGAAGCATTGCCGTAGACAATGGATTTCACCATATTATTTTAGATATACGGGATGAGTTTGGCGATTATATTATCGATAATTTTGTGGATGAATACTTAGCCGGACGTACACCTAATCCTTGTGTATTATGCAATACGCATATAAAGTGGGAGGCATTGTTAAAACGTGCCAATCAGCTGGATTGTGAATTTATTGCTACCGGTCACTATGCCAATGTGCGCTTAGAAAACGAACGTTATGTGATTTCGAAAGGCTTGGATGAAAGCAAAGATCAAAGTTATGTGCTTTGGGGATTAACCCAGGAAAGCCTTAAGCGCACTAAATTCCCGCTAGGAAAATACCGCAAAAGCGAAATAAAAAAAATGGCCATCGATCGAGGCTTAATTGATTTAGCCAACAAGAGCGAGAGCTATGAAATTTGTTTTGTGCCGGATAACGATTACCGTGCCTTTTTAAAACACAAGGTGGATGGCCTCGAAGAAAAAGTGGCAGGTGGTAATTTTATGAGCACCGATGGCAAAATATTGGGAAAGCACAAAGGTTATCCTTTTTATACCATTGGACAACGTAAAGGATTGGAAATAGCGGTGGGTGAACCCTTGTTTGTTACTGAAATTATTCCCGAAATAAATACAGTGGTGCTTGGCAAGAAAGAAGATCTCGAGAAAAAGGAAATGACCGTGCGCAACTACAACCTTATCAAATATGCAAATTTGGGTGAGGGAATGGATTTTTTAACTAAAATTCGTTACAAAGATCCCGGAACCATTGGAACAGTGCGTGAAGATAACGGCAAAGCAAAAGTGTTGTTTCATCAAAATGTTTCTGCAATCGCACCCGGACAATCTGCAGTATTTTATGAAGGCAATGATTTGGTAGGTGGTGGATTTATTGTTTAA
- a CDS encoding toxin-antitoxin system YwqK family antitoxin, with product MKKYVFILFLASQLCGVFSFAQENKKDAKGLKQGAWVKFDANTKVKLYEGSFVNDKPNGLFKYYFPSGKIKAITTYSNEGQKARALLFDEKGNKIAEGIYINEKKDSIWNYYNPEHVLISQESYLNCIKDGLWKIYYEDGKLFEETSWKAGVKNGIWKQYFKSGNPKTDASYKAGELDGVMKLFQPDGKLEMSGTYVNAMREGAWIYYLPSGEIKNRELYSKGTLLNQELMNGVFTDKYDNDILKSSYTYKDGKKNGEFIEYYRAGQWKKRLKPADGEFAEEEEEYFEGQKIQRKGIFVNDKLDGKISTFNLDGKLDKTEEYSNGMLISGSKGGKIK from the coding sequence ATGAAGAAATACGTTTTTATTCTATTTCTAGCTTCCCAGTTGTGTGGTGTGTTTAGCTTTGCGCAAGAAAATAAAAAAGATGCAAAAGGTCTAAAACAAGGTGCTTGGGTAAAATTTGATGCGAACACAAAAGTCAAATTATACGAAGGTAGTTTTGTGAACGATAAGCCAAACGGCTTGTTTAAATACTATTTCCCTTCAGGAAAAATAAAAGCAATTACTACCTACAGCAATGAAGGTCAAAAGGCACGTGCCTTATTGTTTGATGAAAAAGGCAATAAAATAGCGGAGGGAATCTACATCAACGAAAAAAAGGACAGTATTTGGAATTACTACAATCCAGAACATGTTCTGATTTCGCAAGAAAGTTATTTGAATTGCATAAAAGATGGCTTGTGGAAAATTTATTACGAAGACGGAAAACTATTTGAAGAAACTTCTTGGAAAGCTGGCGTTAAAAACGGTATCTGGAAACAATATTTTAAAAGTGGTAACCCTAAAACGGATGCCTCATACAAAGCGGGCGAATTGGATGGAGTAATGAAATTATTTCAACCGGATGGTAAACTCGAAATGTCGGGCACATACGTAAATGCTATGCGTGAAGGAGCTTGGATTTATTATCTCCCTTCCGGTGAAATAAAAAACAGGGAACTTTACAGCAAAGGCACACTGCTAAATCAGGAACTCATGAATGGCGTTTTCACAGATAAGTATGACAACGATATTTTAAAAAGCAGTTATACCTATAAAGACGGAAAAAAAAATGGAGAATTCATTGAATATTATCGGGCCGGTCAATGGAAAAAACGCTTAAAACCAGCTGATGGCGAATTTGCGGAAGAAGAGGAGGAGTATTTTGAAGGACAAAAAATACAACGCAAAGGAATCTTCGTGAATGATAAATTGGACGGAAAAATCAGCACTTTCAATTTAGATGGAAAGCTGGATAAAACAGAGGAATATAGCAATGGCATGTTGATTAGCGGAAGTAAAGGAGGAAAAATTAAATGA